One window of the Zea mays cultivar B73 chromosome 3, Zm-B73-REFERENCE-NAM-5.0, whole genome shotgun sequence genome contains the following:
- the LOC100274149 gene encoding uncharacterized protein isoform X1 — MGLNAVVAACYALPVLISVLTVRFFYVLWHSGQSASRPRNTRLRCLIILGSGGHTAEMMNIVTTLQKDRFTPRYYVAALTDNMSLQKAEVYEQSLIQSDGMKTAESAHFMQIYRSREVGQSYITSIATTLLATLHAMWLVIRIRPQVIFCNGPGTCFPLCISAFLLKVLGLGWCSIFYIESIARVKKLSLSGLLLYKLRIADQFFVQWPQLQHKYPRACYAGRLM, encoded by the exons ATGGGTCTCAATGCCGTGGTGGCCGCTTGCTACGCCCTTCCAGTACTCATCTCTGTGCTCACAGTCCGCTTCTTCTACGTGTTGTGGCACAGTGGCCAATCAGCATCGAGACCACGCAACACCAGATTGCGTTGTCTCATCATCCTTGGCTCCG GAGGGCATACCGCAGAAATGATGAATATTGTAACAACGCTTCAGAAGGATAGGTTCACACCAAGATATTATGTGGCTGCACTTACTGACAACATGAGTCTTCAAAAGGCAGAGGTCTATGAACAATCGCTTATTCAG AGCGATGGAATGAAGACTGCCGAGAGTGCTCATTTCATGCAGATATATCGTAGCCGTGAAGTAGGCCAATCTTACATTACATCCATCGCAACAACATTGCTAGCCACATTGCATGCTATGTGGCTAGTAATAAGAATCAGACCACAAGTG ATATTTTGCAATGGTCCAGGGACATGCTTTCCTCTATGCATCTCGGCGTTCCTTCTGAAG GTGCTTGGTTTGGGATGGTGCTCCATTTTCTACATTGAAAGCATTGCAAGAGTGAAGAAGCTGTCATTGAGCGGTTTACTGTTGTACAAGCTACGGATAGCTGACCAGTTCTTTGTGCAGTGGCCCCAGCTGCAGCATAAGTATCCTCGAGCATGCTACGCAGGTCGTTTGATGTGA
- the LOC100274149 gene encoding uncharacterized protein LOC100274149, which produces MGLNAVVAACYALPVLISVLTVRFFYVLWHSGQSASRPRNTRLRCLIILGSGGHTAEMMNIVTTLQKDRFTPRYYVAALTDNMSLQKAEVYEQSLIQSDGMKTAESAHFMQIYRSREVGQSYITSIATTLLATLHAMWLVIRIRPQVIFCNGPGTCFPLCISAFLLKVALTP; this is translated from the exons ATGGGTCTCAATGCCGTGGTGGCCGCTTGCTACGCCCTTCCAGTACTCATCTCTGTGCTCACAGTCCGCTTCTTCTACGTGTTGTGGCACAGTGGCCAATCAGCATCGAGACCACGCAACACCAGATTGCGTTGTCTCATCATCCTTGGCTCCG GAGGGCATACCGCAGAAATGATGAATATTGTAACAACGCTTCAGAAGGATAGGTTCACACCAAGATATTATGTGGCTGCACTTACTGACAACATGAGTCTTCAAAAGGCAGAGGTCTATGAACAATCGCTTATTCAG AGCGATGGAATGAAGACTGCCGAGAGTGCTCATTTCATGCAGATATATCGTAGCCGTGAAGTAGGCCAATCTTACATTACATCCATCGCAACAACATTGCTAGCCACATTGCATGCTATGTGGCTAGTAATAAGAATCAGACCACAAGTG ATATTTTGCAATGGTCCAGGGACATGCTTTCCTCTATGCATCTCGGCGTTCCTTCTGAAGGTAGCCCTCACACCCTAG